The Polyodon spathula isolate WHYD16114869_AA chromosome 3, ASM1765450v1, whole genome shotgun sequence genome has a segment encoding these proteins:
- the LOC121312895 gene encoding gamma-glutamylcyclotransferase-like, whose product MSNNNTKHFLYFAYGSNLLKERLQLNNPSAEFYCKGRIKDYTLNFGNWKGVESSWHGGAATITESLGDDVWGAVWKMNKSDLQSLDKQECVEMGMYRPLEVTVETEKGELSCRTYKMNECVVTDTSPQYKQVVCLGAKQNNLPVEYIKKLEAIETNNYSGPTPLNQIEDVMK is encoded by the exons AtgtcaaataataatactaaacattttttgtattttgcttaTGGTAGCAACTTACTTAAGGAGAGGCTGCAACTGAATAATCCGTCCGCAGAGTTTTACTGCAAGGGCAGGATAAAG GATTACACTTTGAATTTTGGAAACTGGAAGGGGGTTGAGAGTTCTTGGCATGGTGGTGCTGCCACTATCACTGAAAGTCTGGGAGATGATGTGTGGGGAGCtgtttggaaaatgaacaaaagTGACCTACAGAGTTTAGATAA GCAAGAATGTGTAGAAATGGGAATGTACAGACCCTTGGAGGTTACAGTGGAAACAGAAAAAGGTGAACTCAGCTGTCGAACCTATAAGATGAATGAATGCGTCGTTACTGATACTTCGCCTCAGTATAAACAG GTTGTCTGTTTAGGAGCCAAACAGAACAATCTGCCAGTCGAATATATAAAGAAGCTGGAGGCTATTGAAACCAACAACTATAGTGGACCTACCCCACTGAATCAAATTGAGGATGTTATGAAATAA